The Lacipirellula parvula genome window below encodes:
- a CDS encoding TadE/TadG family type IV pilus assembly protein has translation MRHLRKRPAQRRGTAVVETAVVLPVYVLLLLGIIEFGHATMVINLLQSGCRTAARMGSMQGPNTDQVVARVRQTLGSAIDANKVNVFVQDASSLDSGAVWPTTDAEVQALPPMELTEAEPRQMFVVRASVNYNDVSVLPMPFLAGVTLDAQAFMRHE, from the coding sequence ATGCGGCACCTCAGGAAACGTCCGGCGCAACGCCGCGGCACCGCCGTCGTCGAAACGGCGGTCGTGCTTCCCGTCTATGTGCTGCTGCTATTGGGGATCATCGAGTTCGGCCATGCGACGATGGTGATCAACCTGCTGCAAAGCGGTTGCCGCACCGCCGCTCGCATGGGCTCGATGCAGGGGCCGAACACGGATCAAGTCGTCGCGAGGGTTCGCCAGACGCTCGGATCCGCGATTGATGCGAACAAGGTGAACGTTTTCGTGCAGGACGCCAGTTCGCTTGATTCGGGCGCCGTCTGGCCGACCACGGACGCCGAAGTCCAAGCGTTGCCCCCCATGGAATTAACCGAGGCCGAGCCTCGGCAGATGTTCGTCGTCCGCGCCAGCGTCAACTACAACGACGTATCGGTGCTTCCAATGCCTTTCCTGGCCGGCGTCACCCTCGACGCTCAAGCCTTTATGCGACACGAGTGA
- a CDS encoding TadE family protein encodes MSPATPQRRWNRRSLKPAARRGAVAVEFAAVAPLLLAVIVGLVELSRVYSVQNCLETAAREGARFAALDRSGMMLGGKTANQKLIDDVKNYLASNNINPDKVTVKVTAADNPDHEFNLDDRANDMQLFQVRVEVPYSDVSYTPVSDANDYTLNSALTFRNGRAVVAN; translated from the coding sequence ATGTCTCCCGCCACCCCTCAGCGACGTTGGAATCGTCGCTCCCTAAAGCCAGCCGCACGACGCGGCGCCGTTGCCGTCGAATTCGCCGCAGTCGCCCCGCTGCTGCTTGCCGTGATCGTCGGGCTCGTTGAGCTCTCGCGAGTTTATAGCGTTCAAAACTGCCTCGAAACCGCCGCTCGCGAGGGAGCCCGCTTCGCCGCGCTCGATCGCTCCGGCATGATGCTCGGCGGCAAGACCGCGAATCAAAAGCTGATCGACGACGTCAAAAACTATCTTGCCTCGAACAACATCAATCCCGACAAGGTCACGGTGAAGGTGACCGCCGCCGACAACCCGGACCACGAATTTAATCTCGATGATCGGGCCAACGACATGCAACTGTTCCAAGTTCGCGTCGAGGTTCCTTATTCCGACGTCAGCTACACCCCGGTGAGCGACGCCAACGACTACACCCTGAATTCCGCGCTGACGTTCCGCAACGGTCGAGCGGTCGTCGCCAACTAA
- a CDS encoding vWA domain-containing protein has translation MKLEPDIQRPSAPRQSRRATPPRRGVILVLTGFCLVALFAFVALSVDAGRMVLTSTKMQNAVDASALAAAQEISAAIHAAGQGQGSANVDANSIAVEQARSMAAQVAEANGLYIDPAQDVKFGKRVFDDATGTWPIHWGASPFNVVKVVGRRTDENVDAPDGQLPLAFGWAVGRSKVPITASATAFVEARDLVVVLDFSASMNDDSTLGDSALSQAQVEAQLDAMWASLQAANPKWPNTTVSKFPAAGFGQVKSAAGTSVASTDVNTIFTTLQLNARNSDGSAKYPFPQSGRASNGKPNAKLSATASDTAWKAYITYVKGLSGTYKQKYGYRTLLSYLQNSKNGWYESEDLWRTPHYPFHAVKQGTSLFFNFLSDLDFGDEVGVVSYGSYAVKEWDHHDGEVDIDISSDPITADYATLDNIQRRHQAGHYDDYTGMGDGILKGRELLLGVDSDPNDDGFSRYGARPTMIVMTDGQANRCPANWSLPASFKWKDWTDYDGNGTANYTTTDKYKQYAFYEATKAIDRGTTVHTFAVGADADRALMQAIAYAGGGIYMNVPGGSTVSAMETQLTEAYRQIASKVPPAKLVYEFPNN, from the coding sequence ATGAAACTCGAACCCGACATCCAGCGCCCCTCCGCGCCACGGCAATCGCGCCGTGCCACGCCGCCGCGACGCGGCGTGATCCTGGTCCTCACTGGATTCTGCCTGGTCGCGCTCTTCGCCTTCGTCGCCCTGTCGGTCGACGCCGGGCGAATGGTGCTCACCAGCACCAAGATGCAGAACGCGGTCGACGCGTCGGCCCTTGCGGCGGCGCAAGAAATCTCGGCCGCCATTCACGCCGCCGGTCAGGGCCAAGGCTCGGCCAACGTCGACGCCAACTCGATTGCCGTCGAGCAGGCCCGCTCCATGGCGGCTCAAGTCGCCGAAGCCAACGGCCTCTACATCGATCCCGCGCAGGACGTGAAGTTCGGCAAGCGGGTGTTCGACGATGCGACCGGCACATGGCCCATTCATTGGGGCGCGTCGCCGTTCAACGTCGTGAAGGTCGTCGGCCGGCGTACTGACGAAAACGTCGACGCTCCGGACGGACAGTTGCCGTTGGCCTTTGGTTGGGCCGTCGGCCGTTCGAAGGTGCCGATCACCGCGTCGGCCACGGCGTTCGTCGAAGCCCGCGACTTGGTCGTCGTGCTCGACTTCTCGGCGTCGATGAACGACGACAGCACGCTCGGCGATAGTGCCTTGTCGCAAGCTCAGGTTGAAGCCCAACTCGATGCGATGTGGGCTTCGCTGCAAGCGGCCAATCCGAAATGGCCCAATACGACGGTGAGCAAGTTTCCCGCGGCCGGCTTCGGTCAGGTGAAATCGGCGGCCGGCACTTCCGTAGCCAGTACCGACGTGAACACCATTTTCACGACGTTGCAGCTCAACGCCCGCAATAGCGACGGCTCGGCGAAGTACCCGTTCCCGCAGTCGGGTCGCGCTAGCAACGGCAAGCCGAACGCGAAGCTCAGCGCGACTGCCAGCGACACGGCGTGGAAGGCGTACATCACCTACGTGAAAGGCCTGAGCGGAACGTACAAACAAAAGTACGGCTACCGCACGCTGCTCAGCTACCTGCAGAACAGCAAGAACGGCTGGTACGAATCGGAAGACTTGTGGCGGACCCCGCACTACCCGTTCCACGCGGTGAAGCAGGGGACGTCGCTGTTCTTCAACTTTCTGTCTGATCTCGACTTCGGCGACGAGGTCGGCGTCGTCAGCTACGGTTCGTACGCCGTCAAAGAATGGGACCATCACGACGGCGAGGTCGACATCGACATCAGCAGCGATCCGATCACGGCGGATTACGCGACGCTCGATAACATCCAGCGTCGGCACCAGGCCGGTCACTACGACGACTACACCGGCATGGGCGACGGCATCTTGAAAGGTCGCGAGCTGCTGCTCGGCGTCGACAGCGATCCCAACGACGACGGCTTCTCGCGCTACGGCGCCCGGCCGACGATGATCGTGATGACCGACGGTCAGGCCAATCGCTGCCCGGCGAATTGGAGCTTGCCCGCCAGCTTCAAGTGGAAAGACTGGACCGATTACGACGGTAACGGGACGGCTAATTACACGACGACGGACAAGTACAAGCAGTACGCCTTCTACGAAGCGACGAAGGCGATCGACCGCGGCACGACGGTCCATACGTTTGCGGTTGGCGCCGACGCGGATCGAGCCCTCATGCAAGCCATCGCCTACGCTGGCGGCGGCATTTACATGAACGTTCCCGGCGGCAGCACGGTCTCTGCGATGGAGACTCAGCTAACCGAGGCCTATCGACAGATTGCTTCGAAAGTGCCGCCGGCGAAGTTGGTCTACGAGTTCCCGAACAACTGA
- a CDS encoding GlsB/YeaQ/YmgE family stress response membrane protein, whose amino-acid sequence MEGFDTAQGVVLNDSAHQLINDVLVWIGFGTVIGLVAKGIMPGRDPGGAIATVLMGIGGTIMGCGVVSHFTEGERIVPISPLGMLVGVGGTLLILFFYKLLSGYYFLEGDYQTRATRMRLGYSKRRRSAATYED is encoded by the coding sequence ATGGAAGGCTTCGACACAGCTCAGGGAGTCGTGCTCAACGACTCCGCCCACCAGTTGATCAACGACGTGCTCGTCTGGATCGGCTTCGGCACGGTCATCGGACTCGTCGCCAAGGGGATCATGCCAGGCCGCGATCCGGGCGGCGCCATCGCCACCGTTCTCATGGGCATTGGCGGCACGATCATGGGCTGCGGCGTCGTCAGCCACTTCACCGAAGGCGAACGCATCGTCCCCATCAGCCCGCTCGGCATGCTCGTCGGCGTCGGCGGCACGCTGCTGATTCTGTTCTTCTACAAGCTGCTCAGCGGCTACTACTTCCTCGAAGGCGACTACCAGACGCGCGCCACGCGGATGCGGCTCGGCTACTCGAAGCGACGCCGTAGCGCGGCGACGTATGAGGATTGA
- a CDS encoding DUF1501 domain-containing protein, translated as MLIIPGTAGRDTCDRPAKISRRELLRVGGSSILGLSLADILNLQRAGASPPPAGAANAPHGFGAAKSVIMVYLQGGPSHLDLWDPKPDVPDNIRSVFKPISTVIPGVQFTELLPKLAQTIDRTTLIRSLAYEPVGLFNHTAAIYQMMTGYTTDKVSPSGQLEPPSPKDFPNFGAQITALKPSKEPMLPFVMLPRPLQESNVIGKGGTAGFLGKAYDPYTLYPDGGDLDLQKMERISVDDLQLRAEVPASRLLRRARLRDAISQGMPSLERAVADYKLDENYTRALDLIVSGRARQAFNLSQESDQLREAYGKNAFGQSCLLARRLIEAGTRVVEVLWPNVANGQNHSFDTHTELSTRLKTVAAPMLDAGLSMLINDLDQRGMLDDTLVVAVGEFGRSPERGLSTSGNANSDDGRDHWPYCFSGLLAGGGMKRGFVYGRSDKTGSAPADSPVHPTELLATVYYALGIEPQTIVYNHLKQPRELVKGAAVTGLFA; from the coding sequence ATGCTGATCATTCCAGGCACTGCCGGGCGCGACACGTGCGATCGCCCCGCGAAAATCTCGCGGCGAGAACTCCTGCGCGTCGGCGGCTCGTCGATCCTCGGCCTCTCCCTCGCCGACATCCTCAACCTCCAGCGAGCCGGGGCGTCCCCGCCCCCGGCCGGCGCAGCCAATGCCCCCCACGGTTTCGGCGCCGCCAAAAGCGTCATCATGGTCTACCTCCAAGGCGGACCCAGTCACCTCGACCTCTGGGACCCGAAGCCAGACGTTCCCGACAACATCCGCAGCGTCTTCAAGCCGATCTCGACCGTCATCCCCGGCGTGCAATTTACCGAGCTGCTGCCGAAGCTCGCGCAAACGATCGACCGCACCACGCTCATCCGCTCGCTCGCCTACGAACCGGTCGGCCTGTTCAACCACACCGCCGCCATCTACCAGATGATGACCGGCTACACGACCGACAAGGTGAGCCCGTCAGGCCAGCTCGAACCGCCGAGCCCCAAGGACTTCCCGAACTTCGGCGCGCAGATCACCGCGCTCAAGCCGTCGAAGGAGCCGATGCTGCCGTTCGTGATGTTGCCGCGACCGCTGCAAGAGAGCAACGTCATCGGCAAAGGAGGCACGGCCGGGTTCCTCGGCAAGGCGTACGATCCCTACACGCTCTATCCCGACGGCGGCGACCTCGACCTCCAGAAGATGGAGCGAATCAGCGTCGACGACTTGCAGCTGCGCGCCGAAGTGCCGGCGTCGCGACTTCTGCGTCGCGCGCGTCTCCGCGATGCGATCAGCCAAGGCATGCCGTCGCTGGAGCGAGCCGTCGCCGACTACAAGCTTGACGAAAACTACACCCGCGCGCTCGACCTTATCGTCAGCGGCCGCGCGCGGCAGGCGTTCAACCTCAGCCAAGAATCAGATCAACTCCGCGAGGCTTACGGTAAGAACGCTTTCGGCCAAAGCTGCTTGCTCGCGCGGCGATTGATCGAAGCCGGCACGCGCGTCGTCGAAGTCTTATGGCCCAACGTCGCCAACGGGCAGAACCATTCGTTCGATACGCACACTGAGCTCAGCACGCGACTGAAAACCGTGGCGGCGCCGATGCTCGACGCGGGCCTGTCGATGCTGATCAACGATCTCGACCAGCGGGGGATGCTCGACGACACGCTCGTCGTCGCGGTCGGCGAATTCGGCCGCAGCCCCGAGCGCGGTCTGAGCACCTCCGGCAACGCCAACAGCGACGACGGCCGCGACCACTGGCCCTACTGCTTCAGCGGCCTGCTGGCTGGCGGCGGCATGAAGCGAGGTTTCGTCTACGGCCGTAGCGACAAAACCGGCAGCGCCCCGGCCGACAGCCCGGTCCACCCGACCGAGCTCCTGGCGACCGTCTACTACGCCCTCGGCATCGAGCCGCAGACGATCGTCTACAACCATCTGAAGCAGCCCAGAGAGCTGGTCAAAGGGGCGGCGGTGACTGGCTTGTTTGCGTAA
- a CDS encoding response regulator yields MKKRVLDVGNCVPDHSSIKHFLGKHFDCEVMQADGAEDALAALRSGPVDLVLVNRKLDMDYSDGIEIIRQIKADADLAKVPAMLITNYDEHQQAAMEIGALRGFGKLELAKPETVAKLQPILGKAKA; encoded by the coding sequence ATGAAAAAACGCGTGCTCGACGTCGGCAACTGCGTGCCCGATCACTCGTCGATCAAGCATTTCCTCGGCAAGCACTTCGACTGCGAAGTAATGCAGGCGGACGGGGCCGAGGATGCGCTCGCGGCGCTGCGGTCGGGCCCGGTCGACCTAGTGCTCGTGAACCGCAAGCTCGACATGGATTACTCCGACGGCATCGAGATTATCCGTCAGATCAAAGCCGACGCCGACTTGGCCAAGGTGCCGGCGATGCTGATCACCAACTACGACGAGCATCAGCAGGCGGCGATGGAAATCGGCGCCCTCCGCGGCTTCGGCAAGCTGGAACTGGCGAAGCCCGAAACGGTGGCAAAGTTGCAGCCAATCCTCGGCAAGGCGAAAGCCTAA
- a CDS encoding PQQ-binding-like beta-propeller repeat protein has translation MSTRILRLAGLFAAVGMSGVGAIGLAVAADVPPAKEAPKPAAAAPAAAQAAPAGEPNVNWSQWGGSSARNNTPVGKNIPTEWEIGEFDYKTGAWDPAEAKNIKWVAKLGSQTYGNPVVHNGKVFVGTNNGGEWIKRFGAGTDLGCMLCFDIKDGKFLWQHSNEKHPAGRVYDWPLQGVCSAAYAEGDRIWFVTNMGEIRCLDVEGFHDGENDGPYVDEQKVIDAQIAQRKASIAGQIKQLQATPNPDQKTQDKIKALTAQANTISSDLKMEADVVWIYDMMKEMGISQHNMCSCSITSAGDVLFVCTSNGVDVEHNYIPAPDAPSFFAIDKNTGKVLWTDNSPGLNIHHGQWSSPTYAVIDGQPQVLFGGGDGYLYSFDPAGENGKSKLLWKFDSNPKTSKLELMGKGTRNDIISTPVVYDNKVYFATGQDPEHGEGIGTLWCLDPTKRGDVSKELAFNASDPKTPIPHKRVQAVVEKDGDFARPNPNSAVIWEYNAVDRDGDGEMAFEETFHRSIGTVAIRDDILYIADFSGMFHCLDAQTGKVNWAYDMLSAAWGSPLIVEDKVYMGDEDGEISVFKHSADPSEAMREEDGEMVPFYGTRNMGASVYSTPVVAGNVLYISNQTHLFAITPDGK, from the coding sequence ATGAGTACACGAATTCTGCGTCTGGCGGGGCTGTTTGCCGCCGTGGGAATGAGCGGGGTGGGCGCGATCGGACTGGCCGTTGCCGCCGACGTGCCGCCGGCGAAGGAAGCGCCCAAGCCCGCCGCTGCGGCGCCGGCTGCCGCGCAAGCCGCGCCGGCAGGCGAACCGAACGTCAACTGGTCGCAGTGGGGTGGTTCGTCGGCCCGCAACAACACGCCGGTCGGCAAAAACATCCCCACCGAGTGGGAAATCGGCGAGTTCGACTACAAGACCGGCGCCTGGGATCCCGCGGAAGCGAAGAACATCAAGTGGGTCGCCAAGCTCGGCTCGCAAACCTACGGCAACCCGGTCGTCCACAACGGCAAAGTCTTCGTCGGCACGAACAACGGCGGCGAGTGGATCAAGCGTTTCGGCGCCGGCACCGACCTCGGCTGCATGCTCTGCTTCGACATCAAGGACGGCAAGTTCCTGTGGCAGCATTCGAACGAGAAGCACCCCGCCGGCCGCGTGTACGACTGGCCGCTGCAGGGAGTCTGCAGCGCGGCGTACGCCGAGGGCGATCGCATCTGGTTCGTGACGAACATGGGCGAAATCCGCTGCCTCGACGTTGAAGGCTTCCACGACGGCGAGAACGACGGCCCGTACGTCGACGAGCAGAAGGTCATCGACGCGCAAATCGCCCAACGGAAGGCCTCGATCGCCGGCCAGATCAAGCAGTTGCAAGCGACGCCGAATCCGGATCAGAAAACGCAAGACAAGATCAAGGCTCTCACCGCTCAGGCGAACACGATCTCGTCCGACCTGAAGATGGAAGCCGACGTCGTCTGGATCTACGACATGATGAAGGAGATGGGCATCTCGCAGCACAACATGTGCAGTTGCTCCATCACCTCGGCCGGCGACGTGCTGTTTGTCTGCACGTCCAACGGCGTCGACGTTGAACACAACTACATTCCGGCGCCCGACGCGCCGAGCTTCTTCGCGATCGACAAGAACACCGGCAAGGTGTTGTGGACCGACAACTCGCCGGGGCTCAACATCCACCACGGCCAGTGGTCGTCGCCGACGTACGCGGTGATCGACGGCCAGCCGCAGGTGCTGTTCGGCGGCGGCGACGGTTACCTCTACAGCTTCGACCCCGCGGGCGAGAACGGCAAAAGTAAATTGCTGTGGAAGTTCGACTCGAACCCCAAGACCTCGAAGCTCGAGCTGATGGGCAAGGGAACCCGCAACGACATCATTTCGACGCCGGTCGTATACGACAACAAAGTTTACTTCGCCACTGGGCAAGATCCCGAGCACGGCGAAGGCATCGGCACGCTCTGGTGTCTCGATCCGACGAAGCGCGGCGACGTCAGCAAGGAACTCGCGTTCAACGCCTCGGATCCGAAGACGCCGATCCCGCACAAGCGCGTCCAAGCGGTCGTGGAGAAGGACGGCGACTTCGCCCGTCCGAATCCGAATTCGGCCGTCATCTGGGAATACAACGCCGTCGACCGCGACGGCGACGGGGAGATGGCCTTCGAAGAGACGTTCCACCGCAGCATCGGCACGGTGGCCATTCGCGACGACATTTTGTACATCGCCGACTTCAGCGGCATGTTCCATTGTCTCGACGCCCAAACGGGCAAGGTGAACTGGGCCTACGACATGCTGTCGGCGGCATGGGGCTCGCCGCTGATCGTCGAGGACAAGGTCTACATGGGCGACGAAGACGGCGAGATCTCGGTCTTCAAGCACTCGGCCGACCCGTCGGAAGCGATGCGGGAAGAGGACGGCGAGATGGTCCCGTTCTACGGAACCCGCAACATGGGCGCGAGCGTCTACAGCACGCCCGTCGTCGCGGGGAACGTGCTGTACATCAGCAATCAAACGCACCTGTTCGCGATCACGCCGGACGGGAAATAA
- a CDS encoding PQQ-binding-like beta-propeller repeat protein, with translation MTLRPFGFAATSWTFTRPLAALLTASALLAASNASRAQDAAAKPAAAPAADQEPKPEPPKEIGTAAPIDPMDWANWRGPQQDSISTEKNLIEKWNPKGGEKSNLLWKRSDLGTRSTPIVLRGKLYVTVRDKPGTADEGEKVVCVDAATGERIWECRLDVYLSDVPDTRLGWSNVVGDPETGLIYAQGVGGLFACIDGETGKIVWSRNLVEEFGTITTYGGRTNNPIMFDDMVLISAILVSWGDTPDFDGLARPAHRFMAFEKKTGELRWLAGTTISPPDTNYSTPVAKVVGGEAQLIFGGADGKVWSLQPRTGKQLWNFPLSQRSINASPIVIDKTVYIGHSEENLVGSTQGAVVALDATLRGDIAGKEKWIQYTLMAGKSSPVMVDDRLWIVTDGAKLQVLDPATGELVGKKALGTVMRSTPIYADGKVYLCTNSGIWYTLKPKPDGADVLLKLRLSQADQNDGSPIVSHGRIYLPTSEGLYCIGNKNVEPSADPLPTPEQEPPVTADEKPATVLLSPYDATLAPEGTQKFTARLYNARGQFLKIATPEEVKFTVQGPGEVAADGTYTASKRDGHTGSLVLATVGTLKAKARVRLVPPLPWQFDFEKEKDMPLSWVGGRIRYVIEDLEGNKVAKKLDVLPTPTNPKNQLGTRSQLFMGPSSMQDYTIQADFRLTEKNGRMPDVGVNNSGYTASLRAGDRKLRLYSWLAHDHRTAAEIDFDPQPGVWYRLKLRVEQKDGTADVKAKVWLRDQDEPKDWSVQMVDKSPIKAGSPGIYGQAQEAEFYMDNISITANE, from the coding sequence ATGACGCTCCGACCGTTCGGTTTCGCTGCGACCTCGTGGACGTTCACTCGCCCGTTGGCTGCCCTGTTGACGGCGTCGGCTCTGCTCGCAGCGAGCAATGCCAGCCGCGCTCAAGACGCGGCCGCGAAGCCAGCCGCAGCGCCGGCCGCTGATCAAGAACCCAAACCAGAACCGCCCAAAGAAATCGGAACGGCGGCGCCGATCGACCCAATGGATTGGGCAAACTGGCGCGGACCGCAACAAGACTCCATCTCGACGGAAAAAAACCTCATCGAGAAATGGAACCCCAAAGGGGGCGAGAAGTCGAACCTGCTGTGGAAGCGTTCCGACCTCGGCACGCGCTCCACGCCGATCGTCCTACGCGGGAAGCTGTACGTCACCGTTCGCGATAAGCCCGGCACCGCCGACGAGGGCGAGAAGGTCGTTTGCGTCGACGCAGCCACCGGCGAACGCATCTGGGAGTGTCGCCTCGACGTTTACCTCAGCGACGTCCCCGACACCCGCCTCGGCTGGTCGAACGTCGTCGGCGATCCCGAGACTGGTTTGATTTACGCCCAAGGCGTCGGCGGCCTGTTCGCCTGCATCGACGGCGAGACGGGCAAGATCGTCTGGTCGCGCAACCTAGTCGAGGAGTTCGGCACGATCACCACCTACGGCGGTCGCACCAACAATCCCATCATGTTCGACGACATGGTGCTGATCAGCGCCATTCTGGTGAGCTGGGGAGACACGCCCGACTTTGACGGCCTGGCCCGTCCCGCTCACCGCTTCATGGCGTTTGAGAAGAAGACTGGCGAGCTCCGCTGGCTCGCCGGAACGACGATTTCGCCGCCGGACACGAACTACAGCACGCCGGTCGCCAAGGTCGTCGGCGGCGAAGCGCAGCTGATTTTCGGCGGCGCCGACGGCAAAGTCTGGAGCCTGCAGCCCCGCACCGGCAAGCAACTTTGGAACTTCCCGCTCAGCCAGCGCAGCATCAACGCCTCGCCGATCGTGATCGACAAGACGGTCTACATCGGGCACAGCGAAGAGAATCTCGTCGGCAGTACGCAGGGCGCCGTCGTCGCGCTCGACGCGACGCTCCGCGGCGACATTGCCGGCAAGGAAAAATGGATTCAATACACGCTGATGGCAGGCAAGAGCTCGCCGGTGATGGTGGACGATCGCCTGTGGATCGTCACCGACGGCGCCAAGCTGCAGGTCCTCGACCCCGCGACGGGCGAATTGGTCGGGAAGAAGGCGCTCGGCACCGTGATGCGAAGCACCCCGATTTACGCTGACGGCAAAGTTTACCTCTGCACCAACTCGGGTATCTGGTACACGCTGAAACCGAAACCGGACGGCGCCGACGTCCTGCTGAAGCTGCGGCTCAGCCAGGCCGACCAGAACGACGGCTCGCCGATCGTTTCGCACGGCCGGATCTACCTGCCGACCTCCGAAGGCCTCTACTGCATTGGCAACAAAAACGTCGAGCCGTCGGCCGACCCGCTGCCAACGCCCGAGCAGGAACCGCCCGTGACGGCCGACGAAAAGCCGGCAACGGTTCTCCTCTCTCCCTACGACGCCACCTTGGCCCCGGAAGGAACGCAGAAGTTTACCGCGCGGCTCTACAACGCCCGCGGCCAGTTCCTGAAGATCGCCACGCCGGAAGAAGTGAAGTTCACGGTGCAGGGTCCGGGCGAGGTCGCCGCGGACGGAACCTACACCGCGTCGAAGCGCGACGGCCACACCGGTTCACTCGTGCTCGCGACCGTCGGCACGTTGAAAGCGAAGGCCCGCGTCCGCCTCGTGCCGCCGCTGCCGTGGCAGTTCGACTTTGAAAAAGAGAAGGACATGCCGCTCAGTTGGGTTGGCGGCCGCATTCGTTACGTGATTGAGGATTTGGAAGGGAACAAGGTCGCCAAGAAGCTCGACGTTCTACCGACGCCCACGAATCCGAAGAATCAGCTCGGCACGCGGAGCCAGCTCTTCATGGGCCCGAGCAGCATGCAGGATTACACCATCCAGGCCGACTTCCGCCTGACGGAAAAGAACGGCCGCATGCCCGACGTGGGCGTCAATAATAGCGGCTATACCGCCTCGCTCCGCGCGGGCGACCGGAAGCTGCGGCTCTACAGCTGGCTGGCTCACGACCACCGGACGGCGGCGGAGATCGACTTCGACCCGCAGCCGGGCGTCTGGTACCGCCTGAAGCTCCGCGTGGAGCAGAAGGATGGCACGGCCGACGTGAAGGCCAAAGTTTGGCTCCGCGACCAGGACGAACCGAAGGACTGGTCGGTGCAAATGGTCGACAAGTCGCCGATCAAGGCCGGTAGTCCCGGTATTTACGGTCAGGCGCAAGAAGCCGAATTTTACATGGACAATATTTCAATCACGGCAAACGAGTAG
- a CDS encoding DUF1559 domain-containing protein, with protein sequence MGSREPYRVAGCRHNLTNLAKALLAFDAGHGHLPQAIVPDSQDRPMHSWRTSILPQLDQQSLASAYDLSQPWDSPKNSATLSAGIELFECLSDPPSQANAPHTSYFAIVGSQTAWPKDRGLAPNEITDGREATLLLLEVAGWDVPWGKPRDLTYDEALNVLLGKSPPSSRFAASAYGPVTHRYYSKPGHFYKGHGTPRPGFHAAFADGKVRFLPVPLPEEIAKALLTANAGDHVDWEEFERLTASQLDYAKIYATIAFAIVALWPVRRVFRKRSVLAPGLKNRGLSGGMSK encoded by the coding sequence ATGGGCTCGCGAGAGCCATACCGAGTTGCCGGTTGTCGGCACAATCTCACTAATCTTGCGAAAGCATTGCTCGCCTTCGACGCCGGTCATGGCCATCTGCCGCAAGCGATCGTTCCGGATTCCCAGGACCGGCCGATGCACAGTTGGCGGACCTCGATTCTTCCCCAACTCGACCAACAGTCGCTCGCAAGCGCCTACGATCTCTCGCAGCCTTGGGATAGCCCGAAGAACTCAGCAACGCTCAGCGCTGGCATCGAGCTATTCGAATGCCTCAGCGATCCGCCTAGCCAAGCGAATGCACCGCATACCAGCTACTTCGCGATCGTCGGCTCGCAAACGGCGTGGCCGAAGGACCGCGGGCTTGCACCCAACGAGATTACCGATGGCCGCGAAGCGACGCTGCTATTATTGGAAGTCGCCGGGTGGGACGTCCCTTGGGGAAAGCCGCGCGATCTCACTTACGACGAAGCCCTCAACGTGCTGCTGGGCAAGTCGCCCCCATCAAGCCGATTTGCGGCGTCCGCGTACGGGCCAGTGACTCACCGTTACTACAGCAAGCCGGGGCACTTCTACAAAGGGCACGGAACGCCCAGGCCCGGCTTCCATGCCGCGTTTGCCGACGGAAAGGTTCGCTTTCTACCAGTGCCGCTGCCAGAAGAAATAGCCAAGGCGCTCCTCACCGCGAACGCCGGCGACCACGTGGATTGGGAGGAGTTCGAGCGTCTCACCGCGTCGCAGCTCGATTACGCGAAGATTTACGCGACGATCGCATTTGCCATCGTTGCGTTATGGCCCGTGCGGCGAGTGTTTCGCAAGCGATCCGTTTTAGCCCCCGGTTTGAAGAACCGGGGGCTAAGCGGGGGAATGTCGAAATGA